The following coding sequences lie in one Metallumcola ferriviriculae genomic window:
- a CDS encoding MBL fold metallo-hydrolase, giving the protein MVIKLTDGLQLIFGENTGGFPYSNSLLITGETRALVDAGAGVNILKDIAEQGIETLILSHFHPDHGRDAYLFKDSQRWVHIGDAPAVADRRRYKEFRNYQLPGNEGLMAIEEASPLGKYPHSPVARAFTDGEELDFGKGARVTVVHTPGHTAGHCCFYEVDREILYAADVDAGPFGPWYGDEVSDIDDFIHSVDKIIELRPKLLVPGHGKPVTENIMEKLTKYIRVIDRREDDIIQFLAEKPSSLDDLVGQGLIYRRMPAPGEIFRLFEKGMLQKHLQRLLRFKEVTVDGDLYYTC; this is encoded by the coding sequence ATGGTTATCAAACTGACTGACGGCTTACAACTTATTTTTGGAGAGAATACCGGCGGTTTTCCGTATTCTAACTCATTGCTGATTACCGGAGAAACCCGGGCATTGGTAGATGCCGGTGCCGGGGTAAATATACTAAAGGATATAGCGGAGCAGGGAATTGAAACATTAATATTATCTCATTTTCATCCGGATCATGGCCGTGATGCTTATTTATTTAAGGATTCACAGCGCTGGGTACATATTGGCGATGCGCCGGCGGTTGCTGATAGGCGCAGGTATAAGGAATTTAGGAATTATCAATTGCCGGGCAACGAAGGTTTGATGGCAATTGAAGAGGCATCACCGTTGGGCAAATATCCACATTCGCCCGTAGCTAGGGCATTCACCGATGGTGAGGAGCTTGATTTTGGAAAAGGCGCTAGAGTAACAGTAGTGCATACCCCTGGCCATACTGCCGGACACTGCTGTTTCTATGAAGTTGACAGAGAGATACTCTACGCAGCAGATGTTGATGCCGGTCCTTTTGGACCGTGGTACGGCGATGAGGTTAGTGATATTGATGATTTTATCCATTCGGTGGATAAGATTATAGAATTAAGGCCCAAATTGCTGGTGCCCGGTCATGGCAAACCGGTAACAGAAAACATTATGGAGAAACTGACAAAGTATATCCGGGTTATTGACCGCCGTGAGGATGATATTATCCAGTTTCTTGCAGAAAAACCATCTAGTCTGGATGACCTGGTAGGACAGGGACTGATTTACCGGCGTATGCCTGCGCCCGGGGAAATTTTTCGGCTTTTTGAAAAGGGAATGCTGCAGAAGCACCTTCAGCGCTTACTCCGATTCAAAGAGGTAACTGTAGATGGGGATTTGTATTATACCTGCTGA
- a CDS encoding IS110 family transposase, with product MKYNQNFKISQVTENTLVIGVDIAKSKHYARAFDWRGIELSKVISFRADRRGFRQFREWAEKIARDEGKNKIIVGMEPTGHYWFTFAADADSNQMMVVQVNPYHVKQSKEMDDNTPSKNDRKDPRTIAMLVKDGRYLIPYFPKGHYAEMRKAYEIRENQLQKKWAIKNRVQRWLDIYFPEFTQVFKSWEGKAALMTLEKFPTPTEIVELGAEKILAAWREKVKRAVGIKKAEALVKMAEETVGIQAGLEMAKYELECMLQEYQAIRNMLEMTEQKLETLASLIPGMDKVLQIKGVGVITAAGFIAEAGDLSRFNHPKQIIKLAGLNVRENSSGKHKGQSTISKRGRKRLRSLLFRAILPLVAKNKEFKEIHKYYTTRPVNPLRKKQSLIVLCGKLIRVIYALLTQGVEYSPEKLLSDIKRPKVMTQAA from the coding sequence ATGAAGTATAACCAAAATTTCAAGATTTCGCAAGTGACCGAAAACACCTTAGTGATTGGAGTGGACATTGCAAAGAGCAAGCACTATGCCAGAGCATTTGATTGGCGAGGGATAGAACTGAGCAAAGTCATTAGTTTTCGAGCAGACAGAAGAGGGTTTAGGCAGTTTAGAGAGTGGGCAGAAAAGATTGCCAGGGATGAGGGCAAAAACAAAATTATCGTGGGTATGGAACCCACAGGACATTACTGGTTCACCTTTGCAGCCGATGCAGATAGCAATCAGATGATGGTAGTGCAAGTAAACCCGTATCACGTTAAGCAGTCAAAAGAAATGGATGATAACACGCCCAGTAAAAACGACCGGAAAGACCCAAGAACCATAGCGATGCTGGTGAAAGATGGGAGATATCTGATACCATACTTTCCCAAAGGTCATTATGCAGAAATGAGAAAAGCCTATGAAATTAGGGAAAACCAATTGCAAAAGAAGTGGGCCATAAAGAACCGCGTACAAAGATGGCTTGACATTTACTTTCCCGAGTTTACCCAAGTATTTAAGAGTTGGGAAGGCAAGGCTGCATTGATGACACTAGAGAAATTCCCCACACCAACAGAGATAGTAGAACTTGGCGCAGAAAAGATACTAGCGGCCTGGAGAGAGAAAGTGAAACGCGCAGTAGGTATTAAAAAAGCAGAAGCACTTGTAAAGATGGCAGAAGAAACAGTAGGAATACAAGCTGGGCTAGAGATGGCAAAATACGAACTTGAGTGCATGCTTCAGGAATATCAGGCAATACGCAACATGTTGGAGATGACAGAACAGAAATTAGAGACATTAGCGTCCCTGATCCCTGGAATGGATAAAGTTTTGCAGATAAAAGGTGTAGGGGTCATAACCGCAGCCGGTTTCATTGCGGAGGCTGGTGATTTATCCCGTTTTAACCACCCAAAGCAAATCATAAAGCTTGCAGGACTTAACGTACGAGAAAACAGCTCCGGCAAGCATAAAGGCCAAAGTACAATTAGTAAGCGAGGCAGGAAGCGATTAAGGTCATTACTCTTCAGGGCAATACTGCCATTGGTCGCAAAGAATAAAGAGTTCAAAGAGATTCATAAGTACTACACAACAAGGCCCGTAAATCCACTGAGAAAGAAACAATCACTCATAGTATTATGCGGGAAATTGATTAGAGTAATCTATGCTTTGCTGACCCAAGGCGTAGAATACAGTCCCGAAAAACTACTTTCGGACATTAAAAGACCAAAAGTAATGACACAAGCAGCATAA